In Chondrinema litorale, the DNA window CATCACTTGTTAAGCTATCATTATCCCCTTTAAATTCTTCAAACTGATCTGTACACCCAATCAATATTGAGCAAGTGAGCAAGATGGTTATATATAGTTTATTTATAGCTTTCATTTTCAATAATTTTTAAAATGTGATATTCAGACTCATTCCAAATCTTCTGCTAGATGGTTGGTTGTAATAGAAAATTCCTTGGCCATAGTTAGATACTGAAACTGAAGATTCAGGATCAACGCCATCAGCTTCTTTGTGCAAGAAGAATAAATTTCTGCCGATCAATGTTATAGAGGCTTTTTGAATTGGCGAATTACCAATTAGAGTACCTGGAAAATCATAAGTTAAAGAAACTTCTCTTAATCTGATATTTGACAAATCTTGCACATAAGCACCCGGAATACCCGGAAGACGAGCCCAATACTGTTGTGCAGTAATTTCGGTGGTATTTTGTACGTAAATTGGTTCTTCTTCAGTACCAGTGTTCACTACAGCATCTAACACCATACCGTCACGACCTTCTAAAGTAGCTTCAATACTTCCGCGTTCACCAAGTTCTCTATTTGTCCAAGATAGTGCTTCACCACCCATTTGAGCATCAATTAAGAAACTAAGTGTCAGATTCTTATAACCAACTGTATTCTGGAATCCACCTGTAAAATTTGGAAGGTAATTTCCTAAAAGTTGTTCTTCGGTGGTGGCGATTGGTAAACCTTCTTCATCCACTACCATTTTACCATCTTGATATTGGAAATCATTTCCCCAAATGTCTCCGTAATTGCCACCAACTTTAGTTTTTACGGAATAATTATCTCTATAAGTGAACAGGAATGACTCTGAACCTTCTATGAAAGATTCTAACACACTGGTATTGTGCGCATAGTTAAGTGTAACATCCCAATAGAAGTTTTCTGTCTCTACAATTGTACCGCCCAAAAGTATTTCTATGCCTTCATTAGAAATCTCACCAACATTGGTTCTCATGTATTCGAAACCTGTTGATGGATCGACCGGAGCATTGATGATCTGATCGAATGTATTAGACTTATAATAGGTGATGTCTGTATACAATCTGCTCTTTAAAAACTTCAGTTCTAAACCTAGTTCTGTTGAGCGAGTAGTTTCTGGTTTTAATGTTGGATCGTCAAAAATATTAGATTGTGTAACTGTAGTTAAACCATTGTAACCAGTTAGATCGCTCATGGAATAATAGATTTCATCATTTTTAGTACCACCAGAACCAACTTCTGCCCAAGCTACACGGAATTTAGAGAATGATAACAAATTACTATTGATATTGAATATTTCATTTCCGAGTAGCGACAAGCTAACAGATGGGTAAAAGAAAGACCAGTCACTTGCTGAGCCAGAAGCTGTCCACATTCTAGAGTCCCAATCGTTTCTGCCTGTAAAACTCAAATACAGCATTTCTTTGTAATCGATTGTACCTGAGAAATAAAGTGAATAAATGGATGATCTAAAAAATGTTTCTGAGCCTGCTCTTAAGTCGGCTAAATTGGTATACAGCTCAGAGTTTGGAATGATAAAATTTTCACCAGACTTGGTAGATGTTTCATTCTTATTAAACCTGTAATTACCACCAGCATTTAAACTGAGGTTAAAATCAGTACCAATGTGTTTGTTAAACATCAATAAGAAATCTGCATTTACTTCTGTTTGGTCGTAATAACTATCTGATCTAGAACCATCATTAGAAATACTTCCACCTTTTGGAGTGATCTGTTCTATTTTATGAGAAAGTTGATCTGATCCAATTCGAACGAATGCTGTTAAGAAGTCATTAAAATCATAAGTTAATTTGGCAAAGCCAGTGATTCTATTTCTAAAATCATCATTAATTTTTTCGTACTGATTATAGTAAGCGTTTTCAACCGGAATATTTACATCATAAGGATGAATTGACCTGCCAATTTCATCAACATAATTATTTTTAAAATCTTCATTATCAGCATTTCGAACTCTTCTATACAGGTGAGTGGTTGCACTGTTGTTAGACCAACCCATTACCGCTCTACTTTGAGCTTTCTGTGTAAAGTAAGTAACTTTTGAATCAAAAGTCATCTTATCTGAAAGCTGAGTTAAACCTCTTAAATTGAAGGTGTTTTTGGTTAATTCTGAATTGGGTAGAATACCTTTACCAGAAAAGTTGGTATATGAAAATCTTAGGTTACTCACCTCATTTCCACCCTCAATATTGATACTGTTAACCGCTTCTACTCCTGTATCGAAAAAGTCTATGATGTTGTCTGGATGTGGAGAGTAAACACCTGCAAGACCTGTCGGATAAGTAAACTCGCTGTTATCAAACTTAGGCCCCCAACTTCTCGAAGCATCATTTGCAAATGTTCCACCATCACCTTGGCCATATTCATTTTGGAATTGCGGCAATGTATTTTCATTCACTTTCGAAAAAATAATACTACCAGAATAGCTCACACCAATTCCTTTTTTACTTCCTTTTTTTGTGGTGATTATAATCGCACCATTGGCCGCTCTATTGCCATATAGTGCTGCCGCATTTGGCCCTTTAAGCACCGAGATAGATTCAATATCATTCGGGTTAATATCTGAAATACCAGTACCATAATCGCTTCTAGAATAAGAAACACCTGTACCACCACCAGAAGAACCACCAAATCCATTATTATTAATTGGCACACCATCTACCACAAACAATGGTTGGTTATTACCTGTAAGTGAAGAGTTACCTCTCATAATAACCCTTGAGCTACCTCCCATACCAGACGAAGCCGGAGTAACCAACACACCAGCTACTTTTCCAGAAAGTGTATTTACAACATTGTCTTCTTTAGCTCTATTCAAATCATCGCCAGCCAAATTGCTGGTTGCATAACCCAAAGAACGTTTTTGACTTTCAACTCCCAGTGCAGTAACTACAATTTCATCAAGCGATGTGTAATCTAAATCCATGGTTACATTAATAATAGATTGATTACCTACTTCCACTTGTTTTTCCACAAATCCGATCGAGCTAAACCTTAGTACATCTCCATCATTCACCTCTATCTTAAACTTACCTTCATAGTCAGTTACAGCACCTTTTGAAGTACCTACAATCAAAATACTCACACCCGGTAAAGGCTCTTCATCTTCGGCAGAAAGCACAGTTCCTTCTACCAACTTTTGTAATGGGTTATCTTTCGATCCACCATCGGGTGGTTGGGTTTCATTTAGTGAAACATTAATTACATTATCAATCCGCTTAAACTTGAGGTTAGATTCTTTAGAAAGATAGCGAAGAACGTTTCCCAAAGATTCTCGATCATTTTTTATGGTAAATTTCTTCTTTACTTTCTCAATATCTCTCTTTGCGTAACCAAACTGAAAATTGGTTTGGTCTTCGATAGATGCAAATATTTCATTGATTTTGGCATTACGAACTTCGAGATTCACCAAAACTTTGTCTATACTTTTTTGCCCGTAAGAATCATTGGCTAACAACAATCCTGAAAGGCAAATTTGTAGAACTAAGCCAAAAAACATATAGTTAGTCATACGTATAATTTGATGTATTAATTTCCATTTCATATTTTTAATAGATTTTGATGAATAATTAGATGTTTAGTCAAAATTGATGGGGCACCCTTTAGTGATCCTCGACCAAAATTTTCACTATTGGGAACCTGCCTTCATGTATCCCCGCTATTTCTGTTCAACTGAGATAGCGGGTTTCTTTTTAGCTTGAGTTCATGTTATTTTTATATTTTAATTAATAATTACTTTGCCATCTACATATTTATATTCAAAGCCTAGCGAGTACTTTATGCTCTCCAATACATTTACTAAGTTTTGATTTTTAAATGTTGAGTTATATCCCCCTTTCACATTTACTTCTTTTTCCAAGATAAATCCCACTCCATACCAGCGCTCTAAACTCTTGATAATCTGTGAGAAGGAGGCATCTTCAAAAACAAGCACGCCATCTTTCCAAGAAGGTAAATCGGGGTTAAAAGCTCCTTTTTGAACCAGTTTTTCTTCAGGTTTCAATAAGGCAATTTCTCCGCGAACCAAAGTGATAGAATCACTTGTAATTGCATTTTCTTTTTTCTTAACCATTACCTTTCCCGTTTCTACAGAAACCTTTACCGCATTATTTTCTGGAAATGCATTCACATTAAATGAAGTGCCTAATACTTTTACCTCCGAATATTGGGTGTGAATTACAAATGGTTTGTTGGGATTTTTAGAAACATCAAAAAAGGCTTCACCTTCAAGATGAACCTCTCTTATATTCGTACCAATAAAATTTTGCTGAAATCGAAGTGAACTTGGGCCATTTAATTTTATAGCACTACCATCTGGTAAAATAAATGATATTTTTTTCCCCGCAGGAATTGTTTTCTCTTCCCAGATTGGATTTTGCTGAGCTAATATCAAATCAGCTTTATCTTGCATTAAACTATTACCAATTAGTAAATAAATTAAGCTCCCCACCAAAGTGAATATTGCCAGTGAAGCTGCATACTTTAACCAATTTTGTTTGTTTGATGCTTTGTTATATTGAATAACTTTATGGGTAGTATTAGACTTTGTTTCTTTATCTATTTGCGAAAATACATTTTTCCAAACATCATCTTTATCCTGCTCACTAGCCTTATTTTCTCCTTTCACGAAATACAGGTAAGACTTATAAAATGTTTTATTCTCTTCGCTAGCTTCTAACCATTTCTTTAATATTAGTTTTTCTTCATCTGTAGATTCACCTATTATATCTCTCGAAATGATCTCCAAAATATGATTCATGAAATTATGCATTTGTTAGCTTTTACTTTCATGTGCCATATTCTCACAAAAACCCCTACTCTTATCTGAAAAAAATTTTAAAATATTTAAAAACTTACAGAATCACCTTGTCTTTTTCTACGCTTTTGTGGTCTTTTTTAAACTCCTCTCTCAACAATTTCATGGCTTTTAGCATATGATTTTCCACTGTTTTTATGGAAATCGTCATGATATCGGCCACTTCTTTATATTTTTTGCCTTCGTCTTTTACCAATTCAAAAACCTTTTTACACTTTGTTGGCAAAGTTGTAATTACTTTATCGTATCTTAATTTTAGCTCTTCAAACTCAACAACTTTATCTGGCGAATTAAAATCGATATTCTTTTTTGTATAGTAGTTTTCGTGGATTGAATCTGTGTACTTCTCCATTTTATTCCTTTTTAAGTAGCGCAAACACTGATTTCTAATCGCTACAAACAGATAATTATCCAGATTTTCTATGTTAGACAAGTTTTGGCGAGAGTTCCATAGCGAAATAAAAACATCAGAAACTAACTCTTTTGCTATTTCCCTATTCTGTAATATTGAATAGCCAATATTAAATAAAGGATTGAAATAATAATCATACAACTCTTTGAATGCTTCAGGGTTGTTTTCCTCTGAAACCTTCTTTTTCAGTATATCAGCATTACCCATAAAAGTTATTCGTCTAATACATTTTCATATTTAATCGAATATATAAAAAAATGAGTAAAATTGGATAATTTACATACCACAATTTGTCTATTGGCCAGA includes these proteins:
- a CDS encoding SusC/RagA family TonB-linked outer membrane protein yields the protein MKWKLIHQIIRMTNYMFFGLVLQICLSGLLLANDSYGQKSIDKVLVNLEVRNAKINEIFASIEDQTNFQFGYAKRDIEKVKKKFTIKNDRESLGNVLRYLSKESNLKFKRIDNVINVSLNETQPPDGGSKDNPLQKLVEGTVLSAEDEEPLPGVSILIVGTSKGAVTDYEGKFKIEVNDGDVLRFSSIGFVEKQVEVGNQSIINVTMDLDYTSLDEIVVTALGVESQKRSLGYATSNLAGDDLNRAKEDNVVNTLSGKVAGVLVTPASSGMGGSSRVIMRGNSSLTGNNQPLFVVDGVPINNNGFGGSSGGGTGVSYSRSDYGTGISDINPNDIESISVLKGPNAAALYGNRAANGAIIITTKKGSKKGIGVSYSGSIIFSKVNENTLPQFQNEYGQGDGGTFANDASRSWGPKFDNSEFTYPTGLAGVYSPHPDNIIDFFDTGVEAVNSINIEGGNEVSNLRFSYTNFSGKGILPNSELTKNTFNLRGLTQLSDKMTFDSKVTYFTQKAQSRAVMGWSNNSATTHLYRRVRNADNEDFKNNYVDEIGRSIHPYDVNIPVENAYYNQYEKINDDFRNRITGFAKLTYDFNDFLTAFVRIGSDQLSHKIEQITPKGGSISNDGSRSDSYYDQTEVNADFLLMFNKHIGTDFNLSLNAGGNYRFNKNETSTKSGENFIIPNSELYTNLADLRAGSETFFRSSIYSLYFSGTIDYKEMLYLSFTGRNDWDSRMWTASGSASDWSFFYPSVSLSLLGNEIFNINSNLLSFSKFRVAWAEVGSGGTKNDEIYYSMSDLTGYNGLTTVTQSNIFDDPTLKPETTRSTELGLELKFLKSRLYTDITYYKSNTFDQIINAPVDPSTGFEYMRTNVGEISNEGIEILLGGTIVETENFYWDVTLNYAHNTSVLESFIEGSESFLFTYRDNYSVKTKVGGNYGDIWGNDFQYQDGKMVVDEEGLPIATTEEQLLGNYLPNFTGGFQNTVGYKNLTLSFLIDAQMGGEALSWTNRELGERGSIEATLEGRDGMVLDAVVNTGTEEEPIYVQNTTEITAQQYWARLPGIPGAYVQDLSNIRLREVSLTYDFPGTLIGNSPIQKASITLIGRNLFFLHKEADGVDPESSVSVSNYGQGIFYYNQPSSRRFGMSLNITF
- a CDS encoding FecR family protein, producing MNHILEIISRDIIGESTDEEKLILKKWLEASEENKTFYKSYLYFVKGENKASEQDKDDVWKNVFSQIDKETKSNTTHKVIQYNKASNKQNWLKYAASLAIFTLVGSLIYLLIGNSLMQDKADLILAQQNPIWEEKTIPAGKKISFILPDGSAIKLNGPSSLRFQQNFIGTNIREVHLEGEAFFDVSKNPNKPFVIHTQYSEVKVLGTSFNVNAFPENNAVKVSVETGKVMVKKKENAITSDSITLVRGEIALLKPEEKLVQKGAFNPDLPSWKDGVLVFEDASFSQIIKSLERWYGVGFILEKEVNVKGGYNSTFKNQNLVNVLESIKYSLGFEYKYVDGKVIIN
- a CDS encoding RNA polymerase sigma-70 factor; this encodes MGNADILKKKVSEENNPEAFKELYDYYFNPLFNIGYSILQNREIAKELVSDVFISLWNSRQNLSNIENLDNYLFVAIRNQCLRYLKRNKMEKYTDSIHENYYTKKNIDFNSPDKVVEFEELKLRYDKVITTLPTKCKKVFELVKDEGKKYKEVADIMTISIKTVENHMLKAMKLLREEFKKDHKSVEKDKVIL